The nucleotide window ATTACCTTACCGGCCTGCCCAAGGCCACGGCCTCGCGCATGCTGGCCACCTTGCAGGAGCAGGGCTGGGTCTACCGTGGCCTCAGCGACCGGCGTTATCGCCTGTGCGCGCGGCGGTTGTTCGGTGACCGGCAGATGCGCTTCAAGCGGCGCCTGGTGGAAAGTGCTGCACCAATGCTGCTGGACCTGAGCGAGCGCACCGGGCTGGTGGTGGACCTGTCGTGTTTCGACGGCGAGCGGCTGGAGGTGATGGAAAGCGCCATCCCTCAGGTATTGCGCAAGCGGTACCCGCATACCTGCCAGATCGTCGGCCACCATGCCAGCCTGTTTCACTCGGCGATGGGGCGGGCCTGCCTGGGTGAGCTGACGGTCGATGAAGTGCAACGCCTGGCGGCCCATGAGCGGCTGCGCGATGACGCGGTGCTGCGCAACATCGAAGAAGACGCGCACAAGGGCTTTGGCCAGCGGACCGAAGGGTACTGGGAGTACCCGGTGCGTTTGCCATTCCTGATCCGCGCCATTGCGCTGCCGGTGCATGCCGAAGGGCGCCTGGCCGGGAGCATTGCCTTACACTGGCCGCTCGATCAGGCGCCGGTTGAGCGAGTAATGAATTTGCACCTGAGCAGCCTGGCGACCACGGTAGGCGAGGTGCAGCGGGCCTTGGCGGTCTAGTGCTGACCTGCGCCGGCCTCTTCGCAGCGCAAGGCTGCTCCTATGTGAGCACGCGATACCTGTAGGAGCAGCCTTGTGCTGCGAAGAGGCCAGTGCAGGCCACAGCAAAAGCCGGCAGATGTTACTGGCCCTCGCGAAACCCGCTAGGGCTCACCCCCGCATGCTTGCGAAAGAACCGGCTGAAATACCCCACATCGGCAAACCCCAGCTCATGGGCGATCTCTTTCACACTCAGGCTCGAATGCCCAAGCATGCGCTTGGCCTCCAGCACCAGCCGGGAATTGATCACGTTCATGGGCGTCATGCCCAGGTGCTCCTGGCACAACCGCCCCAGGGTCGCCAGGGTCATGCCCAGCTCGGCGGCGTAGTCCGCCAGTGGCCAGTGCGCGCGGTAATACATGTCCACCAATTCACGGAAAGCGGTCAACTGCTGGCTGCGCCTTGACACTGGGCGCTGCCCACCGTGGGGCAGGTGCGGTTCATGGCGCAGCACCTGAATCAGCAGCGTCAGCAACAGCGCCATGCTGCTGGCCACATGCTCACGGGCGCGGTTGTGGTACTCCTCGCGCAAGGCCATGCACAGCGGCAGCAACGGGTCTTCGTCGGCTGCCCACGACGGCAGGGCGATCACCTGTGGTTTGCGCACCTGCGCCAGCAGGTTGGGTGCCAGCACCTGGGTAATGCTTTCCAGCGGGTGCTGGGCGGCGGTGATCACCAGGCCCTCGACCTGGCCGGCCCAATGGAAACCATGCACCACTTGCGCCGGTACATAGACCACGCAGGGTGCCTGTACCTGGAGCCGGTCACTGTCGAACAGCACTTCACCGCCGCCGCTCTGCAGGTACAGCAGCTGCAGCAAGCCTTCATGGCGGTGCGCGGCAATTTCCCAGTTGTGTGCGCCAGACCGCTGGGAGATCTGCTCCACATGCAGGGCTTCGTGCCACACCGGTTGTGCGGTTTCACCGTACAGGGCGTAGTTGGGGATCTTGTTCATGTTGTTGTAATTGTTCTGTTCGGTACCTGGCTACTGTGCCACAGCTGCCTGCAGGCTTCAGGCGGCAGGGCGAAAATTGTCGGGAATGTGGGGCTGGTTGCAGGTTTTGTCCATTCTGCCGGTGTGCCTGCCGGCCCTAGGCTGTGGCCCAGATGAAGCGACACTCTGGAGAGCACCATGCACAACAACAAAATCCCCTCTCAATGGCTGGGCCTGGACTCGGCCGTCTGTGTGGTAACCGGTGCCGCCGGTGGTATTGGCGCGGCGCTGGCCGGCGCCCTGGTCGGGCAGAACGCCCATGTGGTCCTGCTGGACCGTGACCTGGACAAATGCCGTGAACTGGCTGCCACCTTGGGTGAACACAGCGTCGGTGAGGTCAGCGCCCTGGGCTGCGACATAGCCGATCCGGCCAGCGTGGAGCAGTCCGCCGCCCAGGTTCAGGCGCTGCATGGGCGCTGCGATGTACTGGTCAACAATGCCAGCGTGCTGCGCCCCGGTGCGCTGGACGGGCTGGGCCTGGAGCAATGGAACCAGGTGCTGGCGGTCAACCTCACGGGCTACCTGTTGTGTGCCCAGGCCTTCGGCCGTTCGATGCTGGCCCGTGGCCAGGGCCGTATCGTGCACGTGGCCTCGATCGCCGCCCATTACCCGCAACCCAACAGCGGTGCCTACAGTGCGGCCAAGGCCGGGGTCAGCATGTTGTCGCGGCAGATTGCCGTGGAATGGGGGCCGCGCGGTGTACGCAGCAACGCAGTCTGCCCGGGGTTGATCCGCACACCCTTGTCCGCAGCGTTTTATGCCGACCCGCAGATCGAACGCCAGCGCTGCGCCATGACGGCCAACCAGCGCATTGGTGAGCCGCAGGATATCGCCGAAGCCGTGCTGTTCCTGGCCAGCCAGCGCGCCGACTACATCAACGGTGCAGAGCTGACCGTGGATGGCGGCCTCGAAAGCATGCCCATGGCGCTGATCCCGCGCCCAGGCTTTGAGGGGGCACGCGCATGACCACACGTAACTGCGATGTGCTGGTTGTCGGGGCGGGTGCTGGTGGCCTGGCGACCGCCATTACTGCAAAGAAGCATGGCCTTGACGTGATCGTCATCGAAAAAGACGACTGTTTTGGCGGTACCACGGCGTTTTCCGGCGGTGTGTTGTGGGTGCCCGGTAACAGGCACAGCGCCAACGACAGCCCTGAGGCGGCCATGACTTACCTGCGCAACGAAACCGATGCCTGCTTTGACGCGGCCGGGGTGGAGGCGTTCTTGCGCTACGGGCCGCAGATGGTGGACTTTTTCGAGACGGAAACCGCCGTGAAGTTCGTGCCCACGCTGTACCCCGACTATCACCCGCAAGTCGAAGGGGGCGTGGATGTGGGCCGCTCGATACTGGCCGCACCTTACGACATCCGCGGCTTGGGGCCGGACATGGCACGCCTGCGCCCGCCGCTGAAAACCATCACCTTCATCGGCATGATGTTCAATTCATCGAATGCCGACCTCAAGCACTTCTTCAACGTTACCCGCTCGTTGACTTCGTTCGTGTATGTGGCCAGGCGCCTGCTCACCCACCTGAAGGAGCTTGCCCTGTATCGCCGCGGTACCCAGGTTACCAGCGGCAATGCCTTGGCGGCGCGGCTGGTGCGCTCGGCATTGGACCTGGGCATCCCGATCCTCACCGGCACCCCGGCGCGGCAGTTGCTGCGCGACGGTGGGCGGGTGGTGGGGGCACTGGCCGGGCAAGGCAACAGCGAACTGCGCATTCAGGCACGGCGCGGTGTGGTGCTGGCCTGTGGCGGGTTCTCCCATGACCTGCAACGTTTGCGCCAGGCCTACCCGCATGTGCGCCGTGGTGGTGAGCATTTTTCACCGGTGCCAGCGGGTAATACCGGCGATGGCGCTCGCATGGCCGAGGCGTTGGGGGCAAAGGTTGATATCCGCCTGCAAGCGCCAGCCGCCTGGATGCCCGTGTCGAAGGTGCCGGTGGCGGGCGGGCGTTACATCGCCTTTCCGCATCTGCTCGACCGCTACAAACCGGGTGTGATCGGGGTGCTGCGTTCGGGCCAGCGTTTCACCAACGAGTCCAACTCCTACCACGACGTGGGCGCAGCACTGATCGAAGCCTGTGCCGGCCAGGCAGAAACAGCCATGTGGCTGGTGTGCGACCGCCGCACCCTGGCCAAGTACGGCCTGGGTTTCGCCAAGCCTGCCCCCATGCCGACGGGGGCCCTGTTGCGTAACGGCTACCTGCTCAAGGGCAATACCCTGGCTGAGCTGGCAGGCAAGGCCGGTATCGATGCGCAAGGGCTGGAACGGACCGTGCGCGATTACAACCTTGGCGCAGTGCA belongs to Pseudomonas putida NBRC 14164 and includes:
- a CDS encoding SDR family NAD(P)-dependent oxidoreductase translates to MHNNKIPSQWLGLDSAVCVVTGAAGGIGAALAGALVGQNAHVVLLDRDLDKCRELAATLGEHSVGEVSALGCDIADPASVEQSAAQVQALHGRCDVLVNNASVLRPGALDGLGLEQWNQVLAVNLTGYLLCAQAFGRSMLARGQGRIVHVASIAAHYPQPNSGAYSAAKAGVSMLSRQIAVEWGPRGVRSNAVCPGLIRTPLSAAFYADPQIERQRCAMTANQRIGEPQDIAEAVLFLASQRADYINGAELTVDGGLESMPMALIPRPGFEGARA
- a CDS encoding IclR family transcriptional regulator translates to MGITADSGGVRSVERALAIVDLLGEHQALGLEELHYLTGLPKATASRMLATLQEQGWVYRGLSDRRYRLCARRLFGDRQMRFKRRLVESAAPMLLDLSERTGLVVDLSCFDGERLEVMESAIPQVLRKRYPHTCQIVGHHASLFHSAMGRACLGELTVDEVQRLAAHERLRDDAVLRNIEEDAHKGFGQRTEGYWEYPVRLPFLIRAIALPVHAEGRLAGSIALHWPLDQAPVERVMNLHLSSLATTVGEVQRALAV
- a CDS encoding helix-turn-helix domain-containing protein; translated protein: MNKIPNYALYGETAQPVWHEALHVEQISQRSGAHNWEIAAHRHEGLLQLLYLQSGGGEVLFDSDRLQVQAPCVVYVPAQVVHGFHWAGQVEGLVITAAQHPLESITQVLAPNLLAQVRKPQVIALPSWAADEDPLLPLCMALREEYHNRAREHVASSMALLLTLLIQVLRHEPHLPHGGQRPVSRRSQQLTAFRELVDMYYRAHWPLADYAAELGMTLATLGRLCQEHLGMTPMNVINSRLVLEAKRMLGHSSLSVKEIAHELGFADVGYFSRFFRKHAGVSPSGFREGQ
- a CDS encoding FAD-dependent oxidoreductase, whose protein sequence is MTTRNCDVLVVGAGAGGLATAITAKKHGLDVIVIEKDDCFGGTTAFSGGVLWVPGNRHSANDSPEAAMTYLRNETDACFDAAGVEAFLRYGPQMVDFFETETAVKFVPTLYPDYHPQVEGGVDVGRSILAAPYDIRGLGPDMARLRPPLKTITFIGMMFNSSNADLKHFFNVTRSLTSFVYVARRLLTHLKELALYRRGTQVTSGNALAARLVRSALDLGIPILTGTPARQLLRDGGRVVGALAGQGNSELRIQARRGVVLACGGFSHDLQRLRQAYPHVRRGGEHFSPVPAGNTGDGARMAEALGAKVDIRLQAPAAWMPVSKVPVAGGRYIAFPHLLDRYKPGVIGVLRSGQRFTNESNSYHDVGAALIEACAGQAETAMWLVCDRRTLAKYGLGFAKPAPMPTGALLRNGYLLKGNTLAELAGKAGIDAQGLERTVRDYNLGAVQGEDRQHGRGSTSFNRYLADPQQQPNPCVAPVVEGPYFAVKVIMGDLGTFDGLRTSVVGEVLAADGQAIEGLYAVGNDRASIMGGNYPGAGITLGPIMTFGYITGRHLAGVEQGLAAAGNAREVA